One stretch of Lysobacter sp. KIS68-7 DNA includes these proteins:
- a CDS encoding ATP-binding protein: MTEQAPERADGRRQVPAPWWRHAPLSASFTVLTAAYMLASAAIALLLTTVLPEPWWAIVIAPLLLLPVLVFHVRHAFAPMRSLFRALAGSVTSYRDGDFGFGLSWEGGGELAELVNAHNALGDALRDQRIALVQRELLLDTMVQHTPVAMLLVDPHGRVVHGNLSARKLLGEGRRLEGQAFDAILDRSPAGLREALQRGGDGMFTVGEDDHEEIYHLSRRTFRLNLRKHELILLRQLTAELRRQEVQTWKKVIRVISHELNNSLAPIASLAHSGGELIKRGQYERLPNALATIEDRARHLEGFIRDYARFAKMPAPRVEAVDWQRFVSQLRSQVEFHYDGAADPGIGRFDQAQLEQCLLNLLKNAHESGSPPGDVTLALKRLPGLWRIEVLDRGTGMNDAVLANALLPFYSTKRHGTGLGLALAREIAEAHGGRIALLNRQDGGLCVAMTLPE; this comes from the coding sequence GTGACTGAGCAAGCGCCCGAACGCGCGGACGGCCGGCGCCAAGTGCCGGCGCCGTGGTGGCGCCACGCACCGTTGAGCGCCAGTTTCACCGTGCTCACGGCCGCGTACATGCTCGCCAGTGCGGCGATCGCATTGCTCCTCACCACGGTCCTGCCCGAGCCGTGGTGGGCGATCGTGATCGCGCCCTTGTTGCTGTTGCCGGTGCTGGTCTTCCACGTGCGCCATGCGTTCGCGCCGATGCGTTCGTTGTTCCGCGCGCTCGCAGGTTCGGTGACGAGCTATCGCGACGGCGATTTCGGCTTCGGCCTGTCGTGGGAGGGCGGCGGCGAACTCGCCGAACTCGTCAACGCGCACAACGCGCTGGGCGATGCCTTGCGCGACCAGCGCATCGCGCTCGTGCAGCGCGAGCTGCTGCTCGACACGATGGTGCAGCACACGCCGGTGGCGATGCTGCTGGTGGATCCGCACGGGCGCGTCGTGCACGGCAATCTCTCCGCGCGCAAGCTGTTGGGCGAAGGCAGGCGCCTGGAAGGCCAGGCCTTCGATGCCATCCTCGATCGTTCCCCCGCCGGGCTGCGCGAAGCCCTGCAACGCGGGGGCGATGGCATGTTCACCGTGGGCGAAGACGACCACGAAGAGATCTACCACCTCTCGCGCCGCACCTTCCGACTCAACCTCCGCAAGCACGAGCTGATCCTGCTGCGCCAGCTCACCGCGGAACTGCGCCGCCAGGAAGTGCAGACGTGGAAGAAGGTGATCCGCGTGATCAGCCACGAGCTCAACAACTCGCTGGCGCCGATCGCGTCGCTCGCGCACTCGGGTGGCGAACTGATCAAGCGCGGGCAATACGAGCGCTTGCCGAATGCGTTGGCGACCATCGAGGACCGCGCACGGCACCTGGAAGGCTTCATCCGCGATTACGCGCGCTTCGCCAAGATGCCCGCGCCGCGCGTGGAAGCGGTCGACTGGCAGCGCTTCGTGTCGCAGCTGCGCTCGCAGGTGGAGTTCCACTACGACGGCGCGGCGGATCCGGGCATCGGTCGCTTCGACCAGGCGCAGTTGGAACAGTGCCTGCTGAACCTGTTGAAGAACGCGCACGAATCGGGCTCGCCCCCGGGCGACGTCACGCTCGCGCTGAAGCGCCTGCCCGGCCTGTGGCGCATCGAAGTGCTCGACCGCGGCACCGGCATGAACGATGCGGTGCTGGCCAATGCGCTGCTGCCGTTCTATTCCACGAAGCGCCACGGCACGGGCCTGGGCCTGGCGCTCGCGCGCGAGATCGCCGAGGCGCACGGCGGACGCATCGCGCTGCTCAACCGCCAGGACGGCGGCTTGTGCGTGGCGATGACGCTGCCGGAGTAG
- a CDS encoding sigma-54 dependent transcriptional regulator gives MPTILVIDDNPAVATALETLFSLHDFETRAVHTPEDGLALLARESVDLVVQDMNFHADTTSGEEGVALFGAIRERHPDLPVILLTAWTHLESAVDLVKAGAADYLAKPWDDRKLLATVNNLLELAQARSELQRHRSGERRRRDALLREYDLKGLVFADAASEATLTLACQVARSELPVLVSGPNGTGKEKYAEIIHANSNVRNGPFVAVNCGALPGELIEAELFGADAGAYTGANKAREGKFEAADGGTLFLDEIGTLPLAGQVKLLRVLETGRFQRLGSNRERTVQVRVISATNADLPTAIANGQFREDLFYRLNAIELKLLPLAQRPDDILPLARHFLPPGKRLGEAAERALLAHAWPGNVRELRNTLQRAGLLARDEEITPNDLGLAVAPLAPATNGADEPDRAAIEQALERAGGVLAQAASDLGLSRQALYRRLERLGIKRD, from the coding sequence ATGCCCACGATCCTTGTCATCGACGACAACCCCGCGGTCGCCACGGCGCTGGAAACGCTGTTCTCCCTGCACGACTTCGAGACGCGTGCGGTGCACACGCCGGAGGACGGGCTCGCCCTGCTCGCGCGAGAATCCGTCGACCTCGTGGTGCAGGACATGAACTTCCACGCCGACACCACGTCCGGCGAAGAAGGCGTCGCGCTGTTCGGCGCCATCCGCGAACGACATCCCGACCTTCCGGTGATCCTGCTCACCGCGTGGACGCACCTGGAATCGGCCGTGGACCTGGTGAAAGCCGGCGCCGCCGATTACCTCGCCAAGCCCTGGGACGACCGCAAGCTGCTGGCGACGGTGAACAACCTGCTCGAACTCGCGCAGGCGCGCAGCGAACTGCAACGCCATCGCAGCGGTGAACGTCGTCGCCGCGATGCACTGCTGCGCGAATACGATCTCAAGGGATTGGTGTTTGCCGATGCGGCGAGCGAAGCCACGCTCACCCTCGCCTGCCAGGTCGCGCGCTCGGAGCTGCCCGTGCTCGTCAGCGGCCCCAACGGCACCGGCAAGGAAAAGTACGCGGAGATCATCCACGCGAACTCGAACGTGCGGAACGGCCCCTTCGTCGCGGTGAATTGCGGCGCATTGCCGGGTGAACTGATCGAGGCCGAACTCTTCGGCGCAGACGCCGGTGCGTACACGGGCGCGAACAAGGCGCGCGAGGGCAAGTTCGAAGCCGCCGACGGCGGCACGCTGTTCCTCGACGAAATCGGCACGCTGCCGCTCGCAGGCCAGGTGAAGTTGCTGCGCGTGCTCGAAACCGGTCGCTTCCAGCGCCTGGGCAGCAATCGCGAACGCACGGTGCAGGTGCGCGTGATCAGTGCGACCAACGCGGACCTGCCCACGGCGATCGCCAACGGCCAGTTCCGCGAAGACCTGTTTTATCGCCTCAATGCGATCGAGCTGAAGTTGTTGCCGCTCGCGCAGCGTCCCGACGACATCCTGCCGCTCGCGCGCCACTTCCTCCCGCCGGGCAAGCGGCTCGGCGAAGCGGCCGAACGCGCACTGCTCGCGCATGCATGGCCCGGCAACGTGCGCGAGTTGCGCAACACGCTGCAGCGCGCGGGCCTGCTGGCGCGCGACGAGGAGATCACACCCAACGATCTCGGCCTCGCCGTCGCGCCGCTCGCGCCTGCCACCAACGGCGCGGACGAACCCGATCGCGCCGCCATCGAGCAGGCGCTGGAACGCGCGGGCGGCGTGCTCGCGCAAGCGGCCAGCGACCTCGGCCTGTCGCGCCAGGCGCTGTATCGCCGCCTCGAACGCCTGGGGATCAAGCGTGACTGA
- a CDS encoding FtsX-like permease family protein, which produces MEIRPILSTLRRHKTAAALIVLEIALSCAIICNALFLIGDRMTQMQRVSGIDEQNIVRMQITGIGTDDNAASLTQTDLASLRAIPGVRNASVTNQVLFNNSSWNSSVNLTKEQTHQNLNSTIYMGDVSFLDTLGLKLVAGRNFSPDDIVEWDEVNKPNSKVQPHVAILSKSTTDKLWPGENPIGKQFYSWGDDPTRVVGVVEHLMRPNRNGGPGELEYSMILPIRVPFTVGGNYLIRVTDPSRRAEVIAAAEKAFNHNASNRILLEKATVEDMRRDYFRDDRSMAWLMVSVCVALLIVTALGIVGLASFWVQQRTRQIGVRRALGATKGQILRYFQTENFLLATLGIVVGMILAFGINQLLMERYELPRLPLLYLPIGAVVLWMLGQVSVFGPARRAAAVPPAVATRSV; this is translated from the coding sequence ATGGAAATCCGTCCCATCCTTTCGACGCTGCGCCGCCACAAGACCGCGGCTGCGCTGATCGTCCTCGAGATCGCCCTGAGCTGCGCCATCATCTGCAACGCCCTGTTCCTCATTGGCGACCGCATGACGCAGATGCAACGCGTCAGCGGCATCGATGAACAGAATATCGTGCGCATGCAGATCACGGGCATCGGCACCGACGACAACGCGGCCTCGCTCACGCAGACCGACCTCGCTTCGCTGCGCGCGATCCCCGGCGTGCGCAACGCCAGCGTCACCAACCAGGTGCTGTTCAACAACAGCTCCTGGAACAGCAGCGTCAACCTCACCAAGGAACAGACACACCAGAACCTCAACTCGACCATCTACATGGGCGACGTGTCCTTCCTCGACACGCTCGGCCTGAAGCTCGTCGCCGGCCGCAACTTCTCGCCGGACGACATCGTCGAGTGGGACGAGGTCAACAAGCCGAACAGCAAGGTCCAGCCGCACGTCGCGATCCTCAGCAAGTCGACCACCGACAAGCTGTGGCCGGGCGAGAATCCGATCGGCAAGCAGTTCTACAGCTGGGGCGACGACCCCACGCGCGTGGTCGGCGTCGTCGAGCACCTGATGCGTCCGAACCGCAACGGCGGTCCGGGTGAACTGGAATACTCGATGATCCTGCCGATCCGCGTGCCCTTCACGGTCGGCGGCAACTACCTGATCCGCGTCACCGACCCGTCGCGTCGCGCGGAAGTGATCGCCGCCGCGGAGAAGGCGTTCAACCACAATGCGTCCAACCGCATCCTGCTCGAGAAGGCGACCGTCGAAGACATGCGCCGCGATTACTTCCGCGACGACCGTTCGATGGCGTGGCTGATGGTCTCGGTGTGCGTGGCGCTGCTGATCGTCACGGCGCTCGGCATCGTGGGCCTGGCGAGCTTCTGGGTGCAGCAGCGCACGCGCCAGATCGGCGTGCGGCGTGCGCTCGGTGCGACGAAGGGCCAGATCCTGCGCTACTTCCAGACCGAGAACTTCCTGCTCGCCACGCTCGGCATCGTCGTCGGCATGATCCTGGCCTTCGGCATCAACCAGCTCCTGATGGAACGCTACGAACTGCCGCGCCTGCCGCTGCTCTACCTGCCGATCGGTGCGGTGGTGCTGTGGATGCTGGGCCAGGTCTCGGTGTTCGGTCCGGCCCGCCGCGCAGCGGCGGTGCCGCCGGCGGTCGCAACGCGCTCGGTCTGA
- a CDS encoding ABC transporter permease — translation MFAYYFDLALRSFRRNRVLTALMVLAIALGIGASMTTLTVFHVLSGDPIPQKSSQLFYPQLDPRSMDGFTAGEEPEDQMTRYDAEALLRDAKGDRQAVMTGGGAGITPERQGLAPFAIDVRYTSADFFPMFEVPMLAGNAWTKVEDDRHERVVVIAKKLAEKLFGTTNAVGKNMRMDGHDFRVIGVMADWRPTPRFFDVNSDRYGDSEQAYLPFSTSRDLDMGRNGSMNCWDAGDDAQDDPEGETGVNAPCTWLQYWVQLDTPEKAEAYKRYLVNYSDQQHASGRYARPTNVRLRNVMEWLDFRRVVPGDVRLQMWLAFGFLAVCLLNTVGLLLAKFLRRSPEIGVRRALGASRKAIFAQCLVEAGAVGLAGGILGLGLAMLGLWAVRQQPAAYADLAHLDPAMLVTTFVLAIASSVIAGLVPAWHACQVTPAVQLKSQ, via the coding sequence ATGTTCGCCTATTACTTCGACCTCGCATTGCGCAGCTTCAGGCGCAATCGCGTGCTCACCGCGCTGATGGTGCTGGCGATCGCGCTCGGCATCGGCGCGAGCATGACCACGCTCACCGTCTTCCACGTACTGTCCGGCGATCCGATCCCGCAGAAGAGTTCGCAGCTGTTCTATCCGCAGCTCGATCCCCGCAGCATGGACGGCTTCACCGCGGGCGAAGAGCCCGAAGACCAGATGACCCGCTACGACGCCGAAGCGCTGCTGCGCGACGCGAAGGGCGACCGCCAGGCCGTGATGACCGGTGGCGGCGCGGGCATCACGCCCGAGCGCCAGGGCCTTGCGCCCTTCGCCATCGACGTGCGTTACACCTCCGCGGATTTCTTCCCGATGTTCGAAGTGCCGATGCTGGCCGGCAACGCGTGGACGAAGGTCGAGGACGATCGCCACGAGCGCGTCGTCGTCATCGCGAAGAAGCTTGCCGAAAAGTTGTTCGGCACCACCAACGCGGTGGGCAAGAACATGCGCATGGACGGCCACGACTTCCGCGTGATCGGCGTGATGGCCGACTGGCGCCCGACGCCGCGCTTCTTCGACGTGAACTCCGATCGCTACGGCGACAGCGAACAGGCCTACCTGCCCTTCTCCACCTCGCGCGACCTGGACATGGGCCGCAACGGTTCGATGAACTGCTGGGACGCGGGCGACGATGCGCAGGACGATCCGGAAGGCGAAACCGGCGTCAACGCGCCGTGCACCTGGCTGCAGTATTGGGTGCAGCTCGACACGCCCGAGAAGGCCGAAGCCTACAAGCGCTACCTGGTGAACTATTCCGACCAGCAGCACGCGAGCGGCCGCTACGCGCGCCCGACCAACGTGCGCCTGCGCAACGTGATGGAGTGGCTCGATTTCCGCCGCGTGGTGCCGGGCGACGTGCGCCTGCAGATGTGGCTGGCCTTCGGCTTCCTCGCGGTGTGCCTGCTCAACACCGTCGGCCTGCTGCTCGCCAAGTTCCTGCGCCGCAGTCCGGAGATCGGCGTGCGTCGTGCGCTCGGTGCTTCGCGCAAGGCGATCTTCGCGCAGTGCCTGGTCGAAGCCGGTGCGGTCGGCCTGGCCGGCGGCATCCTCGGCCTCGGCCTGGCGATGCTCGGCCTGTGGGCCGTGCGCCAACAGCCCGCCGCCTACGCCGACCTCGCGCACCTCGACCCCGCGATGCTGGTCACCACCTTCGTCCTCGCGATCGCCTCCAGCGTCATCGCCGGCCTCGTGCCCGCGTGGCACGCCTGCCAGGTGACGCCGGCCGTGCAACTCAAGTCCCAGTGA
- a CDS encoding ABC transporter ATP-binding protein codes for MLDMRQVTKVYRTELVETHALRSLDLHVREGEFVAVTGPSGSGKTTFLNIAGLLETFTGGTYMLDNVDVRGMSDDARSKLRNQKIGFIFQSFNLIPDLNLFDNVDVPLRYRGMSAAERKSRIEDALTRVGLGSRMKHYPAELSGGQQQRAAIARALAGTPRLLLADEPTGNLDSQMARGVMELMEEINAAGTTIVMVTHDPELAARAQRNVHIVDGMATDLSVEPSLTRMAAATLAETQ; via the coding sequence ATGCTCGACATGCGCCAGGTCACCAAGGTCTACCGCACCGAACTCGTCGAAACCCACGCGCTGCGCTCGCTCGACCTGCATGTGCGCGAAGGCGAATTCGTCGCCGTCACCGGCCCCTCGGGCTCGGGCAAGACGACCTTCCTCAACATCGCCGGTTTGCTGGAAACCTTCACTGGCGGGACCTACATGCTCGATAACGTGGACGTGCGCGGCATGTCGGACGATGCGCGCAGCAAGCTGCGCAACCAGAAGATCGGCTTCATCTTCCAGAGCTTCAACCTGATCCCCGACCTGAACCTGTTCGACAACGTCGACGTGCCGCTGCGCTACCGCGGCATGAGCGCGGCCGAGCGCAAGTCGCGCATCGAAGATGCACTCACGCGCGTAGGCTTGGGTTCGCGCATGAAGCACTACCCGGCCGAACTCTCCGGCGGCCAGCAGCAGCGCGCGGCCATCGCGCGTGCGCTCGCGGGCACGCCGCGCCTGCTGCTCGCCGACGAACCCACGGGCAACCTCGACTCGCAGATGGCGCGCGGCGTCATGGAACTGATGGAAGAGATCAACGCCGCGGGCACCACCATCGTGATGGTGACCCACGACCCGGAGCTCGCCGCGCGTGCGCAGCGCAACGTGCACATCGTCGACGGCATGGCGACCGACCTCAGCGTGGAGCCCAGCCTCACGCGCATGGCCGCCGCGACGCTCGCCGAAACCCAGTAA
- a CDS encoding HlyD family efflux transporter periplasmic adaptor subunit: MSIRDTSAQDRPISHASHASPTSGARRLSLPAFKKSYVIAGAAGLGLLLLAGWVASGWSSGSRSVDASRVRIAEVTRGDLVRDISADGKVIAANSPTLYAIAGGVVTLKVVAGDAVKKGQALAEIDSPELRSKLAQEEATLASLEAEAGRAALDAQLQRAAARKSLDEAAIARQAAVRDLERYQRAFEGGAVAQVDVAKAQDTLKSADIGLSHAKGDAVLTGEGAGLDTRNKRLLADRQRSVVVEMQRQVDALTLRAPFDGQVGQVQVAQRASVAQNAPVLSVVDLTEFEVEIRIPESFARDLGIGMPAEIRAGGAPYQAHVAAVSPEVVNGEVTSRLRFSGKQPPGLRQNQRLSARIVMDTRKNVLQVERGPFVDEGGGRSAWVMDGDTAIKRPVRIGASSINAVELLDGVKEGDRIVVSGSDQFGDAEQISIH; encoded by the coding sequence ATGAGCATCCGCGACACCTCCGCCCAGGACCGCCCCATCTCGCACGCCTCGCACGCTTCCCCCACGTCGGGTGCGCGGCGGCTGTCGCTTCCGGCGTTCAAGAAGTCCTACGTGATCGCGGGCGCTGCCGGCCTCGGGCTGCTGCTGCTGGCCGGTTGGGTGGCGAGCGGCTGGAGCTCGGGCAGTCGCTCGGTCGATGCCTCGCGCGTGCGAATCGCGGAAGTCACGCGCGGCGACCTGGTGCGCGACATCTCCGCGGACGGCAAGGTCATCGCCGCCAACAGCCCCACTCTGTATGCGATCGCCGGTGGCGTGGTCACGCTGAAGGTCGTCGCGGGCGATGCGGTCAAGAAGGGCCAGGCGCTCGCCGAGATCGACAGCCCGGAATTGCGCAGCAAGCTCGCGCAGGAAGAAGCCACGCTCGCCAGCCTCGAAGCCGAGGCCGGCCGCGCCGCGCTCGATGCGCAGCTCCAGCGCGCCGCCGCGCGCAAGTCGCTGGATGAAGCGGCCATCGCCCGCCAGGCCGCGGTGCGCGACCTGGAGCGTTACCAGCGTGCGTTCGAAGGCGGCGCGGTCGCGCAGGTCGACGTCGCGAAGGCGCAGGACACGCTGAAGAGCGCCGACATCGGTTTGTCGCACGCCAAGGGCGATGCGGTGCTCACCGGCGAAGGCGCGGGCCTGGATACGCGCAACAAGCGCCTGCTCGCCGATCGCCAGCGTTCGGTCGTCGTCGAAATGCAGCGCCAGGTCGACGCGCTCACGCTGCGCGCGCCCTTCGACGGCCAGGTCGGCCAGGTGCAGGTCGCGCAGCGCGCGAGCGTGGCGCAGAACGCGCCGGTGCTCAGCGTCGTCGACCTGACCGAATTCGAAGTCGAGATCCGCATCCCCGAAAGCTTCGCGCGCGACCTCGGCATCGGCATGCCGGCCGAAATCCGCGCCGGTGGCGCGCCCTACCAGGCGCACGTGGCCGCGGTGTCGCCGGAAGTGGTGAACGGCGAAGTCACCAGCCGCCTGCGCTTCTCCGGCAAGCAGCCCCCCGGTCTGCGCCAGAACCAGCGCCTGTCCGCGCGCATCGTGATGGACACGCGCAAGAACGTATTGCAGGTCGAGCGCGGTCCGTTCGTCGACGAAGGCGGCGGCCGCAGCGCGTGGGTGATGGATGGCGACACCGCCATCAAGCGCCCGGTGCGCATCGGCGCCAGCAGCATCAACGCGGTCGAACTGCTCGACGGCGTGAAGGAAGGCGACCGCATCGTCGTCTCCGGCAGCGACCAGTTCGGCGACGCCGAACAGATTTCGATCCACTGA
- the glmS gene encoding glutamine--fructose-6-phosphate transaminase (isomerizing) → MCGIVGAIADRDVVPVLIEGLKRLEYRGYDSAGIAVVDAQAGDVRRVRRTGRVAEMEAAAQAEHFSSRLGIGHTRWATHGGVTEGNAHPHVSHGELALVHNGIIENHEQQRERLTKLGYTFESQTDTEVIAHLIHHYRQQGESLLGALQKAVKELHGAYAIAVIDKRDPDRMVAARMGCPLLVGLGEGENFVASDVSAIVSSTRRVIFLEEGDTAELTRDAVQVFDATGARVERDVHMSDVSLASLELGPYRHFMQKEIHEQPRAVADTMEAVIDNQGFSASLFGAGAEEVFKGVQGVQILACGTSYYAGLVARYWIESIAGIPCAVDIASEYRYREVVANPDNLVVTISQSGETLDTMEALKYAKSLGHARTLSICNVPESAIPRASRLVYYTRAGAEIGVASTKAFTTQLVALFTLTATLAKLRGRLDGDKEQAFLDALRQLPGSVQHALNLEPQIVAWAEKFAVKQHALFLGRGMHYPIALEGALKLKEISYIHAEAYPAGELKHGPLALVDSAMPVVVIAPNDSLLEKVKSNIQEVRARGGEMFVFADADSQFGESEAVHVIRTPRHVGVLSPIVHAIPVQLLAYHAALARGTDVDKPRNLAKSVTVE, encoded by the coding sequence ATGTGCGGCATCGTCGGCGCGATCGCGGATCGCGATGTGGTCCCCGTCCTCATCGAAGGGCTCAAGCGCCTGGAATACCGCGGCTACGATTCGGCGGGCATCGCCGTCGTCGACGCGCAGGCCGGTGACGTGCGCCGCGTGCGCCGCACGGGTCGCGTCGCGGAGATGGAAGCCGCCGCGCAGGCGGAACATTTCTCCTCGCGCCTGGGCATCGGCCACACGCGCTGGGCCACGCACGGCGGCGTTACCGAAGGCAACGCACATCCGCACGTGAGCCACGGCGAACTCGCGCTGGTGCACAACGGCATCATCGAGAACCACGAACAGCAGCGCGAACGTTTGACCAAACTCGGTTACACGTTCGAATCGCAGACCGACACCGAAGTCATCGCGCACCTGATCCACCACTACCGCCAGCAGGGCGAATCGCTGCTCGGCGCGCTGCAGAAGGCGGTGAAGGAGCTGCATGGCGCCTACGCCATCGCCGTGATCGACAAGCGCGATCCCGACCGCATGGTCGCCGCGCGCATGGGCTGCCCGCTGCTGGTGGGCCTGGGCGAGGGCGAGAATTTCGTCGCCTCCGACGTCTCCGCGATCGTTTCCTCCACGCGCCGCGTGATCTTCCTGGAAGAAGGCGACACGGCCGAACTCACGCGCGACGCGGTGCAGGTGTTCGACGCCACGGGTGCGCGGGTCGAGCGCGACGTGCACATGTCCGACGTCTCGCTGGCCTCGCTGGAGCTCGGCCCGTACCGCCACTTCATGCAGAAGGAAATCCACGAGCAGCCGCGCGCCGTGGCCGACACCATGGAAGCGGTGATCGACAACCAGGGCTTTTCGGCCTCGCTCTTCGGCGCTGGCGCCGAAGAGGTGTTCAAGGGCGTGCAGGGCGTGCAGATCCTCGCCTGCGGCACGAGCTATTACGCGGGGCTGGTCGCGCGCTACTGGATCGAGTCGATCGCCGGCATTCCCTGCGCGGTCGACATCGCCAGCGAATACCGTTACCGCGAAGTCGTCGCCAACCCGGACAACCTCGTCGTCACCATCTCGCAGTCGGGCGAAACGCTCGACACGATGGAAGCGCTGAAGTACGCCAAGTCGCTGGGCCACGCGCGCACGCTGTCGATCTGCAACGTGCCGGAAAGCGCGATCCCGCGCGCCAGCCGCCTCGTGTACTACACGCGCGCCGGTGCGGAAATCGGTGTTGCTTCGACCAAGGCGTTCACCACGCAGCTCGTCGCCCTGTTCACGCTGACCGCGACGCTCGCCAAGCTGCGCGGGCGCCTGGACGGCGACAAGGAACAGGCCTTCCTCGATGCGCTGCGCCAGCTGCCGGGCAGCGTGCAGCACGCGCTGAACCTCGAGCCGCAGATCGTCGCGTGGGCGGAGAAGTTCGCGGTGAAGCAGCACGCGCTGTTCCTCGGCCGCGGCATGCATTACCCGATCGCGCTGGAAGGCGCGCTCAAGCTCAAGGAAATCTCGTACATCCACGCCGAGGCCTATCCGGCGGGCGAGCTCAAGCACGGGCCGCTGGCGCTGGTGGACAGCGCGATGCCCGTCGTCGTGATCGCGCCGAACGACAGCCTGCTCGAGAAGGTGAAGTCGAACATCCAGGAAGTGCGCGCGCGCGGCGGCGAGATGTTCGTCTTCGCCGATGCGGACAGCCAGTTCGGCGAGAGCGAGGCGGTGCATGTGATCCGCACGCCGCGCCACGTCGGCGTGCTGTCGCCGATCGTGCATGCCATCCCGGTGCAGTTGCTCGCCTACCACGCAGCGCTCGCACGCGGCACGGACGTCGACAAGCCGCGCAACCTGGCGAAATCGGTCACCGTCGAATAA